A region of Salinibacter sp. 10B DNA encodes the following proteins:
- a CDS encoding sodium-translocating pyrophosphatase produces the protein MDTTMLIKWLIPASGVLALLYAFTRTRWINKQDAGTDQMVDLASNIAEGARTFLNREYRWLSIFVVVVAGLLIVANLGQADSSWWIGVSFVAGAFCSGLAGFIGMTVATKANVRTTQAARTSLGPAMNVAFSGGLVMGLSVVGLGVIGLGGLFLLYDNALAWELNKVINVITGFSMGASAIALFARVGGGIYTKAADVGADLAGKVYAGIPEDDPRNPATIADNVGDNVGDVAGMGADLFESFVGAIIGTMVLGASFTAAFGNADGTLQLAGVLLPLVLAGVGIVVAIIGSWFVTVDEGGDPQTALNTGEFGAAGVMAVASYFIITWLLPATWSTEAIAFSARSEYTAIGVFWAVLIGLAAGLLIGIVTEYYTGTEYSPVEGIAEQSVAGTATNIISGLGVGMQSAGLPALIIAIGIVGANYFAGLYGIAIAAVGMLSITGMQLAIDAYGPISDNAGGLAEMSGLPSEVRDRTDKLDAVGNTTAAIGKGFAIGSAALTALALFAAYMRQADVQSIDVADPRILAGLLIGAVLPYVFSSLSIAAVSRAAGDMIKEVGRQLDEIPGIMEGEGTPEYVRCVDISTKAALREMAAPGLLAILVPVIVGFFIDKGMLGGLLAGVTVSGVLFAIFQSNAGGAWDNAKKRIEANYTAEDGETHGKGSEAHKASVVGDTVGDPLKDTSGPSLNILIKLIAVVSLVIAPLL, from the coding sequence ATGGACACGACGATGCTTATCAAATGGCTCATCCCCGCGAGCGGTGTGCTGGCGCTCCTGTACGCCTTCACCCGCACGCGGTGGATCAACAAACAGGACGCGGGAACCGACCAGATGGTGGACCTCGCGAGCAACATTGCGGAGGGGGCCCGAACGTTTCTGAATCGGGAGTACCGCTGGCTCAGCATCTTCGTGGTGGTGGTGGCCGGCCTCCTCATTGTTGCGAATCTCGGGCAGGCCGACTCCTCCTGGTGGATCGGCGTCTCGTTCGTAGCGGGCGCGTTCTGCTCCGGGCTGGCAGGCTTCATCGGCATGACCGTGGCCACGAAGGCGAATGTGCGCACCACGCAGGCCGCTCGTACGAGCCTCGGCCCGGCCATGAACGTCGCCTTCTCCGGCGGCCTTGTCATGGGCCTCTCTGTCGTCGGCCTGGGCGTCATCGGCCTCGGTGGTCTCTTCCTCCTCTACGACAACGCGCTGGCCTGGGAATTGAATAAGGTCATCAATGTCATCACTGGGTTCTCGATGGGCGCCTCCGCCATTGCGCTCTTTGCCCGTGTAGGCGGCGGCATCTACACAAAGGCCGCCGACGTGGGCGCCGACCTTGCCGGAAAGGTCTACGCCGGCATTCCGGAGGACGACCCCCGCAACCCCGCGACGATTGCGGACAACGTGGGCGACAACGTGGGCGACGTGGCCGGCATGGGCGCCGACCTCTTTGAAAGCTTCGTCGGCGCAATCATCGGCACGATGGTCCTCGGGGCCTCCTTCACCGCGGCCTTCGGCAATGCAGACGGAACGCTCCAGTTGGCCGGCGTACTGCTGCCCCTGGTACTAGCGGGCGTGGGAATCGTCGTCGCCATCATTGGCTCCTGGTTCGTAACGGTGGATGAAGGCGGCGATCCGCAGACGGCCCTCAACACCGGCGAGTTTGGCGCCGCGGGCGTTATGGCCGTCGCGTCGTACTTCATCATCACCTGGCTGCTGCCCGCCACCTGGAGCACAGAAGCCATTGCGTTCAGTGCCCGAAGCGAGTATACCGCCATCGGCGTGTTTTGGGCCGTTCTCATCGGACTGGCCGCCGGCCTGCTGATTGGAATTGTAACCGAATACTACACAGGCACCGAGTACAGCCCGGTCGAAGGCATTGCCGAGCAGAGCGTGGCCGGCACAGCAACCAACATCATCAGCGGTCTCGGCGTCGGGATGCAGTCGGCGGGTCTGCCGGCCCTCATCATTGCCATCGGCATCGTGGGCGCCAATTACTTTGCCGGCCTTTACGGCATCGCGATTGCCGCAGTCGGGATGCTCTCGATTACCGGCATGCAGCTTGCCATTGACGCCTACGGCCCGATCTCGGATAATGCGGGCGGCCTCGCTGAAATGAGCGGACTCCCCTCGGAGGTGCGCGATCGCACCGACAAACTCGACGCCGTTGGCAACACGACCGCGGCCATCGGCAAGGGCTTTGCCATTGGCTCTGCCGCCCTCACGGCCCTCGCGCTCTTCGCCGCCTACATGCGGCAGGCGGACGTGCAGAGCATTGATGTAGCCGATCCGCGGATCCTGGCCGGCCTCCTTATCGGAGCCGTGCTGCCATACGTCTTCAGTTCTCTGTCGATTGCGGCGGTGAGCCGAGCGGCGGGTGACATGATTAAAGAGGTCGGACGCCAACTCGACGAGATTCCGGGCATCATGGAAGGAGAGGGCACGCCCGAATACGTGCGCTGCGTCGACATCTCGACGAAGGCCGCGCTTCGCGAAATGGCCGCACCGGGCCTGCTCGCGATTCTGGTGCCCGTCATCGTCGGATTCTTCATCGACAAGGGCATGCTCGGAGGACTCCTGGCCGGCGTGACCGTCTCCGGCGTCCTGTTCGCCATCTTCCAGAGCAACGCGGGCGGCGCCTGGGACAACGCCAAGAAACGCATCGAGGCCAACTACACGGCCGAGGACGGCGAAACGCACGGCAAGGGAAGCGAAGCCCACAAGGCGTCTGTCGTGGGCGACACGGTGGGCGACCCGCTGAAAGACACGAGCGGCCCGAGCCTGAACATCCTCATTAAGCTCATCGCCGTCGTCTCGCTGGTGATTGCCCCGCTGCTCTAA
- a CDS encoding family 78 glycoside hydrolase catalytic domain gives MPISFSTPHSPVLVAAILLLLTCGPALSTAQTSTEAPSPLRPGLLENPWEAQWIAPPDTDRQAFGVYHFRHTLTLDAPVDSFVVHTSADNRYQLFVNGTRVRIGPARGEIAHWRFETTNLAPHLQEGANVISAVVWNFGEHRPRAQMSVETGFLLQGNSAQSAEINTNAEWRVTTNEAYQPISRSEWAIDGYLVVGPGEKIDASKYPWGWAERGFDDSGWAAAEELRPGMPKQGPRGTGIYEAWKLVPRSIPRMEMTKQRFSELERTRGLQPNKGVLRGTADLVVPADTTATLLLDHGHLTTAYPEYEISGGTGSRVQVTYGESLYDDEGRKGNRDAVTDKSIRGYYDVYMPDGGQHRTFRPLWWRTFRYVQLKIETADAPLRLHDVRSTYTAYPFEANASFSSDETSLDSLWTVGWRTARVCANETYFDTPYWEQLQYVGDTRLQSLISLYVDGDDRLMRKALRSFDHSRVSEGLTESRYPSFEQQFIPPYSLLWISMIHDYWMHREDPAFVRSFLTSIRNVVDWYEPYVTDTGLVRAGPWWNFVDWSFEGGVPPGGEYGRSTILSLQYAYALDHAANLASAFDRPDAADHYRQLSDSVTTGVMDLAWTAEEGLLADTPAQQSFSQHANILGVLTDLFPDKRETAVMKRVLADSSLTSATYYFQFYLHRALAKADLGHRYVAQLRPWRKMLERGLTTFAEEPDPTRSDSHAWSAHPNYNLLAIVAGIRPSSPGFGTVRIAPALGPLHQIEASMPHPEGTITVNLERDDEHIRGTVTLPDGVSGTFEWNGTTVGLDGGTRLIDL, from the coding sequence ATGCCCATTTCTTTCTCGACTCCCCACTCGCCCGTGCTCGTCGCAGCGATTCTCTTGCTCCTCACCTGCGGACCGGCACTCAGCACCGCCCAGACAAGCACCGAGGCACCTTCCCCCCTCCGACCCGGACTGCTAGAAAACCCGTGGGAGGCCCAATGGATCGCTCCCCCGGATACCGACCGGCAGGCGTTCGGGGTGTATCACTTTCGGCATACACTGACGCTCGACGCCCCGGTCGACTCCTTCGTCGTCCACACCTCGGCAGACAACCGGTACCAGCTTTTTGTCAATGGCACGCGCGTCCGCATCGGCCCGGCCCGCGGCGAGATTGCCCACTGGCGCTTCGAGACCACCAATCTCGCCCCCCACCTGCAAGAGGGAGCCAATGTCATTTCGGCAGTCGTTTGGAATTTCGGTGAGCATCGTCCCCGTGCTCAGATGAGCGTCGAAACGGGATTCCTCCTGCAGGGCAACAGTGCCCAGTCGGCGGAGATCAATACCAACGCCGAGTGGCGCGTGACGACGAACGAGGCGTATCAGCCCATTTCCCGGAGCGAGTGGGCCATCGACGGCTACCTGGTGGTGGGGCCGGGGGAGAAGATCGACGCGTCAAAATATCCGTGGGGCTGGGCCGAGCGCGGATTTGACGATAGCGGGTGGGCAGCGGCTGAGGAGCTGCGCCCCGGCATGCCCAAACAAGGACCACGCGGCACCGGGATCTACGAGGCCTGGAAACTCGTGCCTCGCTCCATTCCCCGGATGGAAATGACAAAACAGCGGTTCTCCGAACTGGAGCGTACCCGCGGTCTTCAGCCGAACAAAGGGGTGCTCCGAGGCACGGCCGACCTCGTGGTGCCTGCCGACACGACCGCCACTCTCCTCCTCGATCACGGCCACCTCACGACGGCCTATCCGGAATACGAAATAAGCGGCGGGACCGGAAGCCGCGTCCAGGTCACATACGGGGAGTCGCTATACGACGACGAGGGACGGAAGGGCAACCGCGACGCGGTGACAGACAAATCGATTCGCGGCTACTACGACGTGTATATGCCCGACGGGGGACAGCACCGCACCTTCCGGCCGCTCTGGTGGCGCACGTTCCGATACGTGCAGCTCAAAATTGAGACGGCGGACGCTCCCCTTCGCCTGCACGATGTCCGGAGCACGTACACGGCCTACCCCTTCGAGGCGAACGCCTCGTTTTCCAGTGACGAGACGTCCCTCGATTCCCTCTGGACCGTCGGCTGGCGCACGGCCCGCGTCTGTGCGAACGAGACCTACTTCGACACGCCCTACTGGGAACAGCTTCAATACGTGGGCGACACGCGCCTGCAATCGCTCATTTCCCTCTATGTGGACGGCGATGACCGGCTCATGCGCAAGGCCCTTCGCTCATTCGATCACTCCCGGGTCTCGGAAGGGCTCACGGAGAGTCGGTATCCCTCCTTCGAACAGCAGTTCATTCCGCCCTACTCCCTTCTGTGGATCTCGATGATTCACGACTACTGGATGCATCGCGAGGATCCGGCGTTCGTGCGCTCATTCCTCACCTCCATCCGGAACGTCGTCGACTGGTACGAGCCGTACGTCACGGACACGGGACTTGTGAGGGCCGGGCCGTGGTGGAATTTCGTGGACTGGTCGTTCGAGGGCGGTGTCCCGCCGGGGGGCGAGTATGGGCGCTCGACAATCCTCTCCCTCCAGTATGCCTACGCTCTCGACCACGCCGCCAATCTCGCGTCGGCCTTCGACCGCCCCGACGCCGCCGATCACTACCGACAGCTATCGGACTCGGTCACGACCGGCGTGATGGACCTGGCCTGGACCGCGGAGGAGGGCCTACTGGCCGACACGCCCGCCCAGCAATCGTTTAGCCAACACGCCAACATTCTCGGCGTGCTCACGGACCTGTTTCCGGACAAGCGCGAGACGGCGGTCATGAAGCGCGTGCTGGCGGATTCCTCACTCACCTCAGCCACCTACTACTTTCAATTTTACCTGCACCGTGCACTGGCGAAGGCAGACCTGGGCCATCGCTACGTGGCCCAGCTGAGGCCGTGGCGCAAGATGCTGGAGCGGGGCCTCACCACCTTCGCAGAGGAACCCGACCCTACCCGTTCGGACAGTCACGCCTGGAGTGCCCACCCAAACTACAATCTACTCGCCATTGTCGCCGGCATTCGTCCCTCTTCCCCCGGCTTCGGAACGGTGCGCATTGCGCCCGCCCTTGGTCCCCTCCACCAGATTGAGGCGTCCATGCCCCACCCCGAGGGCACGATCACGGTCAACCTGGAACGCGATGACGAACACATTCGCGGGACCGTCACGCTCCCGGACGGCGTCTCTGGGACCTTTGAATGGAACGGGACAACGGTGGGCCTCGATGGAGGCACACGCTTAATCGACCTATAG
- a CDS encoding ribose-phosphate pyrophosphokinase encodes MRTSSNDRPVAIFGGRSNPALAQKIAESYGTTLGDLTIRDFADGEIYVHYEESIRGADLFIIQSTHPTADNWMELLLLIDAAKRASAARVTAVIPYFGYARQERKDQPRVSIAAKLMANMLTSAGIDRILTMELHASQIQGFFDVPVDHLYGSTVLIDHVRQFDLEDFVVLAPDVGGLGMARSYAKRLDVDLALIDKRRPSQNEARVMNVIGDVEDKNVIIIDDIVDTAGTLTRAAQALKDYGALRIMAACTHGLLSGPAYDRIEASPIERLIVTDTIPLKRPSDCIEVVSVSDLFAKAIRHIYTDQSVSTLFTD; translated from the coding sequence ATGCGTACGTCCAGCAACGACCGGCCCGTCGCCATCTTCGGCGGGCGTTCCAACCCCGCCCTCGCCCAGAAAATCGCCGAATCGTACGGCACGACCCTGGGCGACCTCACCATCCGAGACTTTGCTGATGGGGAAATCTATGTGCACTACGAAGAGTCCATTCGCGGGGCGGACCTCTTCATTATCCAGAGCACGCACCCAACGGCCGACAACTGGATGGAGCTCCTGCTCCTTATCGACGCCGCCAAACGGGCCTCCGCCGCCCGGGTCACGGCCGTCATCCCATACTTCGGGTACGCTCGTCAGGAGCGGAAGGATCAGCCGCGCGTCTCCATCGCGGCGAAGCTGATGGCCAACATGCTCACCTCGGCGGGCATCGACCGCATCTTAACGATGGAGCTGCACGCGTCGCAGATCCAGGGCTTCTTCGACGTCCCGGTCGACCACCTGTACGGGTCCACCGTCCTCATCGACCATGTCCGTCAGTTTGACCTGGAAGACTTCGTGGTACTGGCACCGGACGTGGGTGGACTCGGCATGGCCCGTTCCTACGCGAAGCGTCTGGACGTCGACCTCGCCCTCATCGATAAGCGGCGGCCCAGTCAAAACGAGGCCCGCGTCATGAACGTGATTGGGGATGTGGAGGATAAAAACGTGATTATCATCGACGACATCGTGGACACGGCCGGTACGCTCACACGCGCCGCGCAGGCGCTCAAAGACTATGGTGCCCTTCGCATCATGGCGGCCTGCACCCACGGGCTGCTCTCCGGTCCTGCCTACGATCGGATCGAAGCCTCGCCCATCGAGCGACTCATCGTCACCGACACCATTCCGCTTAAGCGCCCCTCGGACTGCATCGAGGTGGTCAGCGTGTCGGACCTCTTTGCAAAGGCCATCCGCCATATCTACACCGACCAGTCCGTCTCTACCCTCTTTACGGACTAG
- a CDS encoding DUF2059 domain-containing protein, translating into MRRVLLFGFALLLVPAASAQVPSAPGTIVQDTTIDAAKADSIRSLIRMTRSSQIAEQIFSRVLRMQRQQYPNVPDEWWSKARENADFSGLIDQLVPIYAKHFTHEEINRLLEFYRTPVGRKVIDKMPSIMQESMSLGRTWGKRLRQQLIEQLKSDGYIET; encoded by the coding sequence ATGAGACGAGTTCTTCTTTTCGGTTTTGCGCTTCTGCTCGTGCCGGCTGCATCGGCTCAGGTGCCCTCCGCTCCCGGTACAATTGTACAAGACACGACGATCGATGCAGCCAAAGCCGACAGCATCCGCTCGCTCATCCGCATGACCCGGTCAAGTCAGATCGCCGAGCAGATCTTCAGTCGAGTTCTACGGATGCAGCGGCAACAGTACCCGAATGTCCCCGACGAGTGGTGGAGCAAAGCACGGGAGAATGCGGATTTCAGTGGCCTAATCGACCAACTCGTTCCGATTTACGCAAAGCACTTTACCCACGAGGAGATCAATCGCCTGCTGGAGTTTTATCGAACCCCGGTGGGGCGGAAGGTGATCGATAAGATGCCCAGCATCATGCAAGAGTCGATGTCCCTGGGCCGGACGTGGGGCAAGCGTCTCCGGCAACAACTTATCGAGCAATTGAAGAGCGACGGCTACATCGAAACGTAG
- a CDS encoding Gfo/Idh/MocA family oxidoreductase, which translates to MSSFQSQQIDAPTRRQFLKTLSRGAGGAALAASAAPLVGRAAPPAPHAETIGIALVGLGNYATGQLAPALQETTKCELTGIVTGTPSKAETWKQKYEIPDENVYNYETFDRIVDNDEIDVIYVVLPNSMHAEYTIRAAEAGKHVICEKPMATSVQECKDMIDACDTAGVKLSIGYRLHFEPHHQRVMTLGQEEVFGPVTVMQNGFGFRISDSATDEPHIEWRLDKEMAGGGALMDVGIYAIQGARYVTGEEPVAVTAQEYKTRPEVFSEVDETLFFQLEFPSGTVVDGSTTYNGNYNRLYATARDGWFEISPSYGYGGQKGRTHEGPMEIETVNQQARQMDAFAECIRQDRPSRVSGEEGLRDLQVIEAIYDSVAADGARVPVG; encoded by the coding sequence ATGTCCTCCTTCCAGTCCCAGCAGATCGACGCTCCCACTCGCCGTCAGTTTTTAAAGACCCTCTCTCGGGGCGCCGGCGGGGCCGCCCTTGCAGCCTCAGCGGCCCCGCTCGTAGGCCGCGCGGCCCCTCCCGCCCCACATGCCGAAACAATCGGCATCGCGCTGGTCGGTCTCGGAAACTACGCCACCGGCCAGCTGGCCCCTGCTCTACAGGAAACGACGAAGTGCGAATTGACGGGCATCGTGACCGGCACCCCGTCGAAGGCCGAAACGTGGAAACAAAAGTATGAGATTCCAGACGAGAACGTCTATAACTACGAGACCTTCGACCGGATTGTAGACAACGACGAGATCGACGTCATCTACGTGGTATTGCCCAACAGCATGCACGCCGAGTACACAATTCGGGCGGCGGAAGCAGGCAAACATGTGATCTGCGAGAAGCCGATGGCCACCTCCGTGCAGGAGTGCAAGGACATGATCGACGCCTGCGACACGGCGGGCGTGAAACTCTCGATCGGGTATCGCTTGCACTTCGAGCCTCACCACCAGCGGGTCATGACACTGGGACAGGAGGAGGTGTTCGGTCCGGTCACGGTAATGCAGAATGGATTCGGCTTCCGCATCTCTGATAGCGCAACGGACGAGCCCCACATTGAGTGGCGCCTCGACAAAGAAATGGCCGGCGGCGGGGCACTGATGGATGTGGGGATTTACGCAATTCAGGGCGCTCGCTACGTGACGGGAGAGGAGCCGGTGGCAGTCACCGCACAAGAGTACAAAACCCGTCCCGAGGTCTTTTCTGAGGTCGACGAAACCCTCTTCTTTCAGCTCGAATTTCCGAGTGGAACGGTAGTCGACGGAAGCACAACCTACAACGGCAACTACAACCGTTTGTACGCCACGGCGCGCGACGGATGGTTTGAGATCAGTCCCTCTTACGGGTACGGAGGACAGAAGGGACGAACCCATGAGGGACCGATGGAAATCGAGACCGTGAACCAGCAGGCCCGTCAGATGGACGCGTTTGCCGAATGCATTCGGCAGGATCGACCCTCTCGCGTCAGTGGCGAGGAAGGATTGCGCGACCTGCAAGTGATTGAGGCAATTTACGATTCGGTCGCGGCGGACGGGGCCCGCGTACCAGTGGGATAG
- the sucB gene encoding 2-oxoglutarate dehydrogenase, E2 component, dihydrolipoamide succinyltransferase translates to MAQVDVEMPKMGESITEGMVIEWHKSPGDRVEQDEILLEIGTDKVDTEVPSPTAGILTETLVEEGDTVEVGTIIARVETEAEEAEVQEPTDTPPVEEEPETESGSAEPAPASSDADSAPAPAEPAEEDIEVVMPKMGESITEGTVIAWYKEIGDEIDVDETLLEIGTDKVDTEVPSPAAGVLKERLVEEGETVEVGTVIAILASEAEADAVDRPAPDTGDEESEELPSPSGDGAVPDRTPDRPAGEEIKRRGDDGRFYSPLVRSIAKEEGLRMSELESIEGSGREGRVTKEDVMAYLEEREGQPAESGTPASPDTAAPGTAPERPPQPSPSAPSSRGGYTVEEGPSENQLKQQYGDRIEVQPMDRMRKITAEHMVRSKATSAHVTSFAEADVTGLVRFRERNKDAFLDREGVKLTYTPFFVKAAVEALREHPMLNASVEGDKIVIKKNFHVGVAVAIGNKGLLAPVVRNAGDYSVTGLARKAANMADRARSKELQPDELQGGTFTVTNIGSLGSLMGTPIINQPQVGILATGAIQKRPVVMEGEHGDSIAIRHMMYLSLSYDHRIIDGAMGASFLQRVVTELESFSGDDQLF, encoded by the coding sequence ATGGCGCAGGTTGACGTAGAAATGCCCAAGATGGGCGAAAGCATCACCGAAGGCATGGTCATCGAGTGGCACAAGAGCCCCGGCGACCGGGTGGAGCAGGACGAAATTCTGCTCGAGATTGGCACCGATAAGGTGGACACCGAGGTCCCTTCGCCGACGGCTGGTATCCTCACCGAAACGCTGGTGGAGGAAGGCGACACGGTCGAGGTGGGGACGATCATCGCCCGTGTCGAGACGGAAGCGGAAGAGGCCGAGGTTCAAGAGCCGACCGACACGCCGCCGGTGGAAGAAGAGCCTGAGACGGAATCGGGATCTGCCGAACCCGCCCCGGCGTCCTCCGACGCCGATAGCGCCCCCGCCCCCGCAGAGCCCGCGGAAGAGGACATCGAAGTGGTGATGCCCAAAATGGGCGAAAGCATCACGGAAGGCACTGTCATTGCGTGGTACAAGGAGATTGGCGACGAGATCGATGTCGACGAAACGCTCCTGGAGATCGGCACCGACAAGGTCGACACTGAGGTCCCTTCGCCCGCCGCGGGGGTACTGAAGGAGCGACTCGTGGAGGAAGGCGAAACCGTGGAGGTCGGCACCGTGATCGCCATTCTGGCCTCAGAGGCAGAAGCCGACGCGGTGGACCGTCCGGCTCCCGACACCGGAGACGAAGAGTCCGAGGAGCTCCCCTCTCCCTCTGGCGATGGGGCCGTTCCGGACAGAACGCCCGACCGGCCCGCTGGAGAGGAAATCAAGCGTCGCGGGGACGATGGCCGCTTTTACTCACCGCTCGTTCGCTCCATTGCAAAAGAGGAAGGACTGCGGATGAGCGAACTGGAGTCCATTGAGGGCTCCGGACGCGAGGGTCGCGTGACGAAGGAGGATGTTATGGCCTACCTCGAAGAACGCGAAGGACAACCGGCCGAGTCGGGCACGCCTGCCTCCCCGGACACTGCAGCGCCAGGCACGGCCCCCGAACGTCCGCCGCAGCCAAGCCCCTCCGCCCCGTCCTCCCGCGGCGGCTACACGGTGGAAGAAGGTCCCAGCGAGAACCAACTGAAGCAGCAATACGGCGATCGCATCGAGGTGCAGCCCATGGACCGGATGCGGAAGATTACGGCCGAACACATGGTGCGATCAAAGGCCACCTCCGCCCACGTCACCTCGTTTGCCGAGGCCGACGTCACGGGCCTCGTTCGCTTCCGCGAACGGAACAAGGACGCCTTCCTGGACCGAGAAGGCGTAAAGCTTACGTACACTCCCTTCTTTGTGAAGGCTGCCGTGGAGGCCCTGCGCGAGCATCCGATGCTCAATGCCAGCGTGGAGGGCGACAAGATCGTCATCAAGAAGAACTTTCACGTCGGCGTGGCCGTGGCCATTGGCAATAAAGGCCTACTGGCTCCCGTCGTGCGCAACGCGGGCGACTACAGCGTGACGGGCCTCGCTCGGAAGGCGGCCAACATGGCCGACCGCGCTCGCAGCAAGGAGCTCCAACCCGACGAGCTGCAAGGGGGAACGTTTACCGTTACCAACATCGGTTCGCTCGGCTCTCTGATGGGAACGCCCATCATCAACCAGCCGCAGGTCGGCATCCTGGCCACAGGTGCCATCCAGAAACGCCCGGTCGTGATGGAGGGCGAGCACGGCGACTCGATTGCGATTCGTCACATGATGTACCTCTCCCTCAGCTACGATCATAGAATCATTGATGGCGCAATGGGGGCAAGCTTCCTTCAGCGCGTGGTCACCGAGCTGGAGTCCTTCTCCGGAGACGACCAGTTGTTCTAG
- a CDS encoding 50S ribosomal protein L25 produces MDATVIEAQPRETGSKAARDVRQNDNVPCILYGSAVESTPLQVPIPALNKLIHGRSAPVAEVHLDGESHNCILKDFDLHPITDRPLHADFQALEDGRKVTLTVPIHFQGVPLGQKNGGDTQLIVRELTISVLPENIPAQIDIDIEDLAIGDSIHIYDLDVDYDIKMADQQTLVTVVAPHIETAPTPTAEEEEEEAVSLEDLSEEEKAELSEEELAELEAAAEEAEAEEGEAEEGGEAPAEG; encoded by the coding sequence ATGGACGCCACCGTCATTGAAGCTCAGCCGCGCGAGACCGGCTCGAAGGCCGCGCGCGACGTTCGCCAAAACGACAATGTCCCCTGCATCCTCTACGGCTCAGCCGTGGAGTCCACCCCACTGCAGGTTCCGATCCCGGCCTTGAACAAGCTGATCCACGGGCGATCGGCCCCGGTGGCCGAGGTGCACCTGGATGGCGAGAGCCACAACTGCATCTTGAAGGACTTTGACCTGCACCCGATCACGGATCGGCCCCTCCACGCCGACTTTCAGGCGCTGGAGGACGGACGCAAGGTCACCCTTACGGTGCCCATCCACTTTCAGGGCGTGCCGCTCGGTCAGAAAAACGGCGGCGACACGCAGTTGATTGTCCGCGAACTCACGATTTCGGTCCTCCCGGAAAACATCCCGGCACAGATCGACATCGACATTGAGGATCTCGCCATTGGCGATTCGATCCACATCTACGACCTTGATGTGGACTACGACATTAAGATGGCCGACCAGCAGACGCTCGTCACGGTCGTCGCGCCGCACATCGAGACCGCGCCGACGCCGACCGCCGAGGAAGAGGAGGAAGAGGCCGTATCGCTCGAAGATCTCAGCGAGGAAGAGAAGGCCGAACTCTCCGAGGAGGAGCTTGCCGAGCTCGAAGCGGCTGCCGAGGAAGCCGAGGCCGAAGAAGGCGAAGCCGAAGAAGGCGGCGAAGCACCGGCCGAGGGATAG
- the pth gene encoding aminoacyl-tRNA hydrolase, with amino-acid sequence MPPSPSCLVVGLGNPGPKYENTRHNVGFRVVDALADRLRVSSFDRSHQALVGWGQHKNRRIGLAKPLTFMNRSGQSVAALCEHYDVSPADLIVVVDDLNLPVGTIRLRPKGSSGGHNGLENVAHHLGTTAFPRLRIGIGDDFGSGEQSDYVLSPFTPSQEPHIEDAVQNAGDAILTSVRADLDTAMNQFN; translated from the coding sequence ATGCCTCCTTCTCCTTCCTGTCTGGTCGTCGGCCTCGGGAATCCCGGTCCCAAGTACGAAAACACCCGACACAACGTCGGCTTTCGGGTGGTCGACGCACTCGCCGACCGGTTGCGCGTGTCTTCGTTCGACCGGTCACACCAAGCCCTCGTGGGCTGGGGTCAGCATAAAAACCGACGGATCGGCCTCGCGAAGCCGCTCACGTTCATGAACCGGAGCGGACAATCAGTGGCGGCCCTGTGCGAGCACTACGACGTGTCTCCTGCCGACCTCATCGTGGTCGTGGACGACCTCAACCTTCCCGTCGGCACGATTCGGCTCCGCCCAAAAGGCAGTAGCGGCGGGCACAACGGCCTGGAGAACGTCGCCCACCACCTCGGCACCACGGCGTTTCCCCGTCTCCGCATCGGCATTGGGGACGACTTCGGAAGCGGAGAACAAAGCGACTACGTCTTGTCGCCGTTTACGCCGAGCCAAGAGCCCCATATCGAGGACGCCGTACAAAACGCCGGCGACGCTATTCTTACCTCCGTACGGGCAGACCTCGATACGGCAATGAATCAATTTAACTGA